The DNA region ACCTGCAAATATGTgcaaaatctgtgatataaGAATAAAAGTCcccgagcttaatgctaacatataatgtaaaATGCCTGAGACGGGCTAATGgcaattagcatagatgttacggtaattacaaacattcaaacaacTCCTACTTTAACGTACGACGCAATAACACATACAAAGTGCATACGACAATACTCACCGTCATATATTCGCGCTTCACTCTGGGAACAATGACTATTACTGGagcttagttggggaccttctctgcctcttcttcttactcttaattacgctgcataTCTTCCGGTAGAGCTCCCCGGCATGTTGCGGCATAACATAGCACTACACTGAAAGCGCATAACTCAACAAAAACGCATCAAATgcaatcgcttaaaaatgtgcTATTTAGTGGCCGTGGAACAATGAACCacgatacagtgaacccctgctgcTTGGGAGCGATAGGCCCCGCTGCAAATGGCGAACATCTGGAAATTATTGACGCTATATTGCCAATGTGCGGGCCCACTGTGTTGCGTCGAAGTGTAGTCTCACCCCGTCTAGGGCCTCCTCGAAGCAGTCCAACCAGTATTCACGGGCCGGGGCGTCCTCGGTGAGGTCCACCGTGTCGGGGATGTAGGAAGACGGGTCCTGCAGCAGGTGGAGATTCACCAGCTGCCTCTCCAGACGGTCCATCTCCAGCATGTCGAACTGGAACGACGGGGAACACAAAGCGAACGACAGTAGACCGTTATAATTAAACCAAAAtattacggggggggggggcacattcGGGTTTGCCACCACTGATAGATTACAAGTGTGATGATAATCATAAAGTGATTGCAAGATAGCAAAGTGTCtgactgctcagtacaatacagGATTGGCCAATTAATCTAGTTTACCGATTCATTTGATCTTATTTGTCAAGACGattgtttttaaaacttttttttttttttttttttctttctttgtgacGAAGTATTTTAAAGCACATCCCCGCTGACgtgcactgcttacactaacaaaatggctgcgaacagagaggaactgtgttCACCGGTCATCCATTTTGCCGCCAGataaaattgtattgtttgtatTCTTTTTGTGGAAGCTGATGCAAATCAAtgctgtgaggaaaaaaaaaaaatggctcttTTGATTTTCTTAAAACAGCTTCCTGTTTCCTCTGCCTGAAGAGTCTGCCAGGTCTTTCTTAAAAGGTGAGTAGCTTTACTTTATTCTGGTTTTATTACAGTAGCGGTTCACATCTCTTGGCATTGGTGAGACAAttagaaatgttaaaatgttacttcaagCATTGCCcacacagtttttgttttgtgatcaATTAATTCACGTGACattatgttttgaaattagaacgacaacaaaagacaggtgaaaatgttcaaatgttaacGCTGGATGCTTTACATGGACCACCCATGTCACTCGCAATATTAACTATCAATACAAAGGCAATAAAAGTGGCAGATGTCACATTATCTTCTGCCAAATTCAAACCACGTGCACAACACAAAGTACAAGAACTTGACTCAGCGGCGTACAAGGGCGAGCCCGGACGGGGGTACTTACGGGAAACTGAAGGTTAACGGGACAGAAGAATgtgtggaggaagaggaggaaataaaaagaagatGATGAAGATAGATGTGATGTCATGATAAAGTCAATCAAAGATGAAACGTAAAGATTAAAAGTAAATATCATGGAAGAAAACGGGAGGACGACGATCGTGTTTCACGCGTGTCGATCGGCTCACCGTTCCGCTGCGTGCACGTTGCGTGGGATTCATATCCGGAGAAATACTCATCAGGCCGGAGCTTCCCGCGTAATTTTCCCCCCAGCTGTACTGGTTTGGATCTGGATCAAAGAGATATAGTTAGTTCGATACATTAGTAGGCCTATGCACCAATCGGTGGTGAgcgaaaaaacacaaatgccaAATCAGAATTTCTGAATTCTCGCAACGAATCAGGAAATGACATACGACtcactttattctgacaagagctgcaatgctgCCGCACAGCATTtacttcaaaaaatatatacttcgCGATTTttagccattttattttttttttatggctgacCCTATTTGGACTTACTGCGCACAGTTTCTGAATGAGTGAGAGAAAGATGACCCAACGCAGTGTCGCAAATAGCCAGCCGGCGAAATATCACTCGCTAGCTAGCCAGCTAGAAAGGAAGcagttttggggttttttttaaccctaGAGCGGGAAAGATAAGTGTTTTCAAAAATAACATCTGTGTGGCGTGAATTGCAAGAAATGATCGAAAGAAAGGAAATATTTCCAACACCAAGAACCGATGTCTCGCTCTTACTGTCTTCCTCCGCTCCTTTGAGAAAAGCCCCGATGGCTCCCAGATAGCCTTCATGTCTCAGGAACAAGGCCTGCACCTCCCCCTGTACGCAGTTGACAGTAGAGTTTCATCAACAATGAAAGTCAGAACTGAACCGAATCTGAATATCTGCTCGAAGCCATCGTTGCCTTGGTGAAGAAGTTGATGCTGTAGGTGATGGTGTGCATGGTGACCGGATGCCCCCTGATGAAGAAGCCACCAAAGTAGACCCGCGACAGCTGGTGGAGTTTGGCGTACAGGCAGGCCAGCTGCCCAATGTCGTTGCTGATCATGTGCAGCAAACTCTTGGCCATGTCCTCTTTGGAGAAGTCTGAAACGCGCCACACGCGAACAAGCGCTACACTTACTGGCCACAACACGAGGTACAAATGCACAATGTAATAAGAGCCGGGATAACAGCTATGGTAAATACTACCGAATAGTAATTTGGATTTAAACAGCACCTTTAATTATCATCCCAGATTTCAGTCGGGAGAGACTTCTAGAACGAGGAGCTCCTGTATTTACTTCGACGCATTGTATCATTGAGGTGACAAAAGCGCagataaaacaaacaaagagcGTTGCAGCATATTGGAGACTAAGGAGGCACAGCAACGGTGTAAGGTAATGTTCGCGAGAGCGTTTGGTTTTGTCGCTTGTGTCCGTGCCGTCCCACTGACTGAGCATGTCTGGAAACTACTCGTACCTGGTTCTGACACCACATAGGTACAATGCAGTGGTAAAGGGGCCCTGGAGTAAAACAACGAATCCGTGCGTCACCTTTGTCAGCGGTGGCAGACTTCCCGAAGCTGCTCGCAATCAGGTCGCCGGTGAGGCCCAGAGAGCCGTAGGATCCTCCGTAAATGTCTTTGACCAGCATGTCCACGCTGGTGTGCTGCCCCTTAGAGGCCAGTTGGAGCAGCTCGTCAAACCTCTGCAGGACGGGAAAAAGCatatcaaaattgctcattgggTTCTGGTGTCATACCACTGAGATatgtgcaagcattttttggttGCCCATTCCCCTTTGAagagaaatgtaatagttgcaaaacatgtttttatatgcgtctgatttcaaaactggcaaaaatgagtttgacagcccTGCTGTAGACCGTTACGTTAGCTTAGCtcagtgctaaaaaaaaaaaacacatttgcagccCCCGCGAGTACACCTCCATATAACATTGTATATAAAGGCTAATCTCATCTAATCCTTATAAACATTGcagaaagtacaaaagaaagagagatagactgccatctactgcagtggacgtgcaattacactttattcgagtacggcaaatcatgttcttcagggtctcacccgccccactatttgagaagcactggcTTAGCTAGACCGATTAGCTGCCGGTCGCTTGTCACTGGTGTCGCGTTGAGAAAACAAATCTCGGTAACTAAATACCTTTGTTTTGGTGAGTAAGGCTCCAAGGCCCCAGAACGTCCCTCCGCCTATCGAGCTTCCTCCGATACGTTCAAATTTATCTTCCGATTCCACCTGTCAACAAGACCAGATTGTAAGAAAGGACGTGACAAATTTCAACACagatacagcggtgccttgacttattACTGCacatcaaatatattttcctcattgaaaagccattaatctgttccaggccctcccaaatatttttatatttaaagaaaactagcactctattatattaaaaaacacacaacacgacATAAtggaagagaatgtaaagaaataaatgggTTTAATAAAACGCAATTACTATGCATTCTGTGTGCCTTTGAGGGGTGTGGCCTTgcgagtgacatcaggagctggcaGTGTGCATGCGAGCATCTTCCTGTGAGCTGTGGCCCACAGCAGCTCCTTCGCGAGCGTcgtcattttgtatttgacagtttttgtggctctccttgcccacacgcGAGGGCGTTACAGTACCGTAAACTCACATTTTGGCTTGCGACacaaagggggggaaaaaaaacatttgaccatGTGACAGCTCGTAACtggaaaaagttgtaaattgGAGCAAGGTAGCACTGTAGGTTGTAAACACTGCAAAAAAGCCAAAGTTgaccaagaatatttgtctttctAGTCAAAACGTATTGGATTACACTTATATTACGCCTCATCACCTCaaaacaacttgtttttttgttgttgtttttttcttaaacaattTCTCCATCTTTCAAGCTCATTTCGACTTGAAACAATTTGCAGTGACGCGTTGATACCTTGACGATGGAGACGCCGGAGCCGATGTTGACGAGCAGGTAGGGGAAGATGTCCGGCTGCGTGGTCTGGAAGCGGAACTCGGAGTCGGCGTGCTTGGCGTACACGAAGGCCTCGTGGGGGATGTTCCTCAGCACAAAGTTGCAGCCCTTGATCAGACACGTCATCTCGTCCTCCTTGTCCACTCTCGCAACACAAACGAACACTTTGGACTTTTGCTCGGCATTTTTCCACCATGACGATTTGAAACCCGAAGCGtggcttgaaaccatacttCCAAAATACTCAGCAAAAGCAAATCTTGAAACCCCACAATTAAAGTCAATTTAGCACTGTAACAGGCAGCAATTAGCTTCTTTTAACACTTGTATGTCTCAGGAATTTCATACAGTGTCTTTACTTATGACATCATATTCCTTGTCGCCAAACTAACTCACTTGAGTCTCAGTTTCTTCTCCAGCAGTTCTTTGAATTTGTGCGCCCCGCCGCCCGTGGCCTTGATGACTTTGGTGTCGGTGTTGACCAGGTGGTCTTTGATGAAGTCCAAGCAGGTTTCGATGTAGGCATTCTCGAACTTGATGAAGTGCAGGCGCGCCGTCACCTCCTCCTGAACCGAGATCTCATAAAGTTTGTCGCCGGCCGCCTCCTGAGCGACAAACACCGACGTGACCTCGTGTGTCCATCGCGCTGTTCCGAACACCTTTACCATTATTGTGATTGACAGAATCCTCATCCTCATACCATAACGCTGTCTTCAAACAgttgtttcaaaccctaaccgaGCCTTTggattttgacattttacaccCGGCTTGAAACCCTATTGCTGTCTTCAAAACGTACTTTGTAACCTTAACACTGTCataaaaccctcatttgaacccATAAATTTAAGcccaactttgaaaatgtaacttGAGGCTTTTATGCcgttttcaaaccctactttaaaaccctattGCTTGCTTCAAACCTTAACCACAATTTTCCATCACCAGTGTGAAACggttaaaacaacaaagttccGTTTAAACACCCGTAGAAATGTATATTACATCCATTATTGATAAATACATACATGTAAACACACACGGGAATCTTTGCGATACATTCCCACCACAACAATGATGTCAGCCATGAAGGCAAATGGGAGGTCAACGCTAATAAagtttagggaaaaaaaaaaaaaaaaaaaaaaaaaaaaaaaaaaaaacatgagttacCTTGGCAGCGTGGTCGAAGGAGCGAACTTTAGCCACTTTGTGCTGAACTGTGGAATAGTAAGCAAGTTTGGTGAGAGACCCACCTGTATGGAGAAAAAGGAAAGAACGAAAAAGGCAGAAATTCATGCAATCGCTGAAgtcgaaaaaaaatggaatcgcCAACGCAAACAACACAGCTACTAGCTTGAGCTGCTAACCTCCGCGCTTGTGCCGAGATTGTTTGGATTATCGGACAAATTGGTCGTGTTAGTGAGATTGAAAAGAAGCATCTTGGTGTTATCTGGTGGGGAGATTGTTGTGTTAAAAAGCAGCCTGCTGTCACACTGACTTTCACTTGTGCCCTCGGTCCGTGAACGCAACACACGTATTTTGCTCAATTTCTTTTAGCCGAATAGCGTTAAACGCGAAAGTAAACGTCCACCTTTTCGGGTACCTATGTCTATGGCGAAGCGCTTGGCGTTCTCCAAGTTTCGGAATATTTCGTCTGGAGGCAGAGTGATGCTTTTATCCATGGTATGATGACGGCTGGCGTCGCTTCTGTCAACTTGGCTACATTCCGCCATAGTCGACGACGTGATGACGTCGAGAAGGACGTGCGTCCATCTGGCCAATCAGCGAACCTGCAGGGTTTGGTGGGCGAGGTCCCGAACACTGCCGCTCAAGATGGAAAAATAGTCCCAACAGTACGTACGTACGCTTTAAATTACAAATACTTGAAAATGGTAAACGCAAAAGTGTTATGAATTATAATTGATATTATTGAATAATGCTGTTAATTATGTTATATTACACAGCTATAGATACAGTGGCGAATAAAGGGAAGTGCAATTCTATATCCTAAATAGTACTGGACTTGCAGTGTtgggggagtaactaattacatataACGAGATTATGTAACTTAATTACACCATTTACAccaattgtaatccattacattactgggagaaaatgtgtcattaaataACAGTTGCATTTGAAAATTTCCATGATTCCAGTTTTagttatatttgaaaatatgtttgtctctcacatcacttcctccttctaaagccaaCCGATTGGCTCTCGtgtggtcatgtgccattctcaCGTAGTCACAaacgtgacatatttttccaaagatGACCTTGAAGCGCCACCGTGCGTGCACtgtattagtttgtctgagatttaaACACTTTTGAAgacataaaagaacatttacgtttgaacagtttcatctttataattttgtacatttttaatggaacattcacttatctggtttCTCAcatgaagcgatattgtctaaattgtgcatatttttgtgcATATTTCTCATTAGGTCTacatggtatcatgttttccacatgctgtacacatataatacaacaaacacattgttattatgtatttatagttcatcatgttttgttatccgTTTACTATTTGTGTAAGGAACAAATATAcggttaatttcaaaataatgatGCGTGGTTTTAATGCACCGTTTTGGGGGGGCATCTAGAAGTGGCGCTCGGAAATGAATCAAGGCAGCGAAGCAACCGCTATATGGCGTTAATGCAACACAACGGATGC from Phycodurus eques isolate BA_2022a chromosome 10, UOR_Pequ_1.1, whole genome shotgun sequence includes:
- the pank4 gene encoding LOW QUALITY PROTEIN: 4'-phosphopantetheine phosphatase (The sequence of the model RefSeq protein was modified relative to this genomic sequence to represent the inferred CDS: deleted 1 base in 1 codon), which codes for MAECSQVDRSDASRHHTMDKSITLPPDEIFRNLENAKRFAIDIGGSLTKLAYYSTVQHKVAKVRSFDHAAKEAAGDKLYEISVQEEVTARLHFIKFENAYIETCLDFIKDHLVNTDTKVIKATGGGAHKFKELLEKKLRLKVDKEDEMTCLIKGCNFVLRNIPHEAFVYAKHADSEFRFQTTQPDIFPYLLVNIGSGVSIVKVESEDKFERIGGSSIGGGTFWGLGALLTKTKRFDELLQLASKGQHTSVDMLVKDIYGGSYGSLGLTGDLIASSFGKSATADKDFSKEDMAKSLLHMISNDIGQLACLYAKLHQLSRVYFGGFFIRGHPVTMHTITYSINFFTKGEVQALFLRHEGYLGAIGAFLKGAEEDNPNQYSWGENYAGSSGLMSISPDMNPTQRARSGTFDMLEMDRLERQLVNLHLLQDPSSYIPDTVDLTEDAPAREYWLDCFEEALDGVVKRAVASQPDMAESVERAEKFRHKYRHKLQTLRHQPFAYGSLTVRSLLDTREHCLNEFNFPDPYSKIKQKENDGALKYYLKAVRSLEALGWQERQFALVRGVLAGNVFDWGAKAVSDVLESDPEFGFEEAKRQLEERPWLVDSYDQWLQRLKGRPHKCALFFVDNSGVDIILGVMPFVRELLSRGTEVVLASNSGPALNDVTNGELQILTERIAAMDPVIQAGLREDRLTLIQSGSSSPCLDLSRLDKVLAMVVRERHTDLVIIEGMGRAIHTNYYATLTCESLKMAVIKNSWLADRLGGKLFSVVFKYEVPPAGAHANAV